A single Phycisphaerae bacterium DNA region contains:
- a CDS encoding polysaccharide biosynthesis/export family protein, translated as MASLVRFRRAVLAQFTFLLTVFGLTLGCARSGNWIPDCAPACPPEIYQPAALRSGIPEQYLEHRPYRLGVGDVLEVIYHIRNEITAEPYRLKIEDRVRIVFPYQPEYTQQMTVGGDGNIRCLLIGGVRAAGYTAADLELQLRERYKTYLKEPELTVVVDAANVKIDELKKAITTAPRGQSRLVPIKPDGTIDLPYVGECRVAGRTVQESKELLDRRYAESDLEEVEVTVQTLEFAPRRIYVGGEVLSPGTIVAHAPMSLVQALFHLGGPTTRADARKIMLVRRKYQPIPEAILFDLDGLLDAAKAGPDGGVFRHDVYLEDGDVIYVPPTGLARSSDWIDQVFRRRIRTVNPVCSDAGASLGYQIRTVPGHARGGR; from the coding sequence ATGGCAAGCCTCGTTCGATTTCGACGCGCAGTTCTTGCGCAGTTCACTTTTCTGCTGACGGTATTCGGCCTGACCCTCGGCTGCGCGCGGTCCGGGAACTGGATTCCCGATTGCGCTCCGGCCTGCCCGCCGGAAATTTATCAGCCTGCCGCATTGCGGTCCGGCATTCCTGAGCAGTATCTCGAACATCGACCCTATCGCCTGGGCGTCGGCGATGTCCTTGAAGTGATCTATCACATTCGAAACGAGATCACGGCCGAACCGTATCGATTGAAAATCGAGGATCGCGTTCGTATCGTTTTCCCCTATCAGCCGGAATACACCCAGCAGATGACCGTCGGTGGCGATGGCAACATTCGATGCCTGCTGATCGGCGGCGTGCGGGCTGCGGGTTACACCGCGGCCGACCTGGAACTGCAACTTCGCGAACGATACAAAACCTATCTCAAGGAACCGGAACTGACCGTGGTGGTTGACGCTGCCAACGTCAAAATCGATGAGTTGAAAAAAGCCATCACCACGGCGCCGCGCGGCCAGTCGCGGCTGGTGCCGATCAAGCCAGACGGAACGATCGACCTGCCATACGTCGGCGAATGCCGTGTCGCGGGACGTACGGTGCAGGAGTCCAAGGAATTGCTCGATCGCCGCTACGCCGAATCCGATCTCGAAGAGGTGGAAGTGACGGTACAGACGCTGGAGTTCGCGCCGCGGCGAATCTACGTCGGCGGCGAAGTGTTGTCGCCCGGTACGATTGTGGCTCATGCACCGATGTCGCTCGTCCAGGCCTTGTTTCATCTGGGCGGGCCGACGACGCGGGCTGATGCGCGCAAGATCATGCTGGTGCGAAGGAAGTATCAGCCCATTCCCGAGGCCATCCTGTTCGATCTCGACGGGCTGCTCGATGCGGCCAAGGCGGGTCCGGACGGCGGCGTCTTCCGTCATGATGTATACTTGGAGGATGGCGACGTGATTTATGTGCCGCCAACGGGCCTGGCCCGATCCTCTGACTGGATCGATCAGGTGTTCAGGCGAAGAATTCGCACTGTAAACCCGGTTTGCTCCGATGCTGGCGCCAGTCTGGGGTATCAGATTCGCACCGTGCCGGGTCATGCGCGCGGCGGCCGTTGA
- a CDS encoding SPOR domain-containing protein yields MLFAHVGCEQPPGDAVKQVADAERDFRSQNYPSAEAKLTQFIQRYPKSPEAAEAYYLRSLCNARRSSKVAAEADARSCLRLSKDKLLTANAHATIATLCFEANRNREAIDHFAAALAVLPDKAPSDLLRFRYATCLQREGRWAEAKAEFNAVCNRYPGSDLGPLALRMTQWQHDAFSIQCGAFREKSAAVSLEKKIRQAGLKAWVEQRSRSGEVLHTVYAGNYPSYAQARDALPRVQRSAPGAHIVP; encoded by the coding sequence ATGTTGTTTGCGCATGTCGGCTGCGAGCAGCCTCCCGGAGATGCGGTGAAGCAGGTCGCCGACGCCGAGCGCGACTTCCGCAGCCAGAATTATCCGTCCGCGGAAGCGAAGCTGACGCAGTTTATCCAGCGTTATCCCAAATCCCCGGAAGCGGCCGAGGCCTATTATCTGCGATCGCTCTGCAATGCGCGTCGTTCGAGCAAGGTCGCGGCCGAAGCGGATGCGCGATCCTGTCTGCGTCTTTCCAAGGACAAGCTCCTGACCGCGAACGCGCATGCCACGATTGCGACACTCTGCTTCGAAGCCAATCGCAACCGCGAGGCGATCGATCATTTCGCCGCGGCGCTCGCCGTGCTGCCGGATAAGGCGCCATCCGACCTGCTCCGGTTCCGTTATGCGACCTGCCTTCAGCGGGAGGGAAGATGGGCCGAGGCCAAGGCGGAGTTCAACGCCGTGTGCAACAGGTATCCCGGCAGCGATCTGGGGCCGCTGGCGTTGCGCATGACCCAGTGGCAGCATGATGCATTCTCAATTCAGTGCGGTGCGTTTCGCGAAAAATCGGCCGCGGTCTCGCTGGAAAAGAAGATCAGGCAGGCCGGACTGAAAGCATGGGTCGAACAGCGCTCCCGCAGCGGTGAAGTGCTTCATACCGTCTATGCAGGCAACTACCCGAGCTATGCGCAGGCGCGTGACGCACTGCCGCGCGTGCAACGGTCTGCGCCCGGAGCGCACATCGTTCCTTAG